Proteins from a single region of Undibacterium sp. KW1:
- the ugpA gene encoding sn-glycerol-3-phosphate ABC transporter permease UgpA: protein MEKRARFCSAWLPYLLLLPQLLVTVLFFFWPAVQALYQSVLLQDAFGMSMQFVWFDNFKTLFADETYLAAFKTTALFSSLVAVLGLSLSLLMAVFADRVVRGSSIYKTMLIWPYAVSPVVVGVLWMFLLNPTLGIVAHALRHVGIEWNNLLNGRHAMILIVLAAVWKQISYNFLFFLAGLQSIPKSLIEAAAIDGAGPWKRFFTIVFPLLTPTTFFLLVVNIVYAFFDTFAIVEATTQGGPGKDTEILVFKVFNDGFKGGDLGSAAAQSVILMSIVIVLTVLQFKYIEKKVQY, encoded by the coding sequence TTGGAAAAGCGTGCGCGGTTTTGTTCGGCCTGGTTGCCTTATCTGCTGCTCTTGCCGCAGTTGCTGGTAACTGTGCTGTTTTTTTTCTGGCCTGCAGTCCAGGCCCTGTATCAATCCGTCTTGTTGCAGGATGCCTTTGGCATGTCCATGCAGTTTGTCTGGTTTGATAATTTCAAGACACTGTTTGCCGATGAAACTTATCTGGCCGCCTTCAAGACCACGGCGCTGTTTTCCAGCCTGGTGGCTGTGCTGGGGCTTAGCCTGTCTTTGCTGATGGCGGTATTTGCTGACAGGGTGGTCAGGGGTAGTTCCATCTACAAGACCATGCTGATCTGGCCGTATGCAGTGTCGCCTGTGGTAGTGGGCGTGTTGTGGATGTTCTTGCTCAATCCTACGCTCGGTATCGTTGCCCATGCTCTGCGCCATGTTGGCATTGAATGGAATAATCTCTTGAATGGCCGCCACGCCATGATATTGATTGTCCTGGCGGCGGTCTGGAAGCAGATCAGCTATAACTTTTTATTCTTCCTCGCGGGTTTGCAATCCATACCCAAGTCGCTGATAGAAGCGGCAGCGATAGATGGTGCCGGGCCGTGGAAACGCTTCTTTACCATTGTTTTCCCGCTGTTGACGCCGACTACTTTTTTCTTGCTGGTGGTGAATATCGTCTATGCCTTTTTTGACACTTTTGCGATCGTTGAGGCGACCACCCAGGGCGGCCCTGGCAAGGATACCGAGATCCTGGTGTTCAAAGTTTTCAATGATGGTTTCAAGGGTGGCGATCTTGGCAGTGCCGCTGCGCAGTCCGTCATATTGATGAGCATCGTCATCGTCCTGACTGTGCTGCAGTTCAAATACATAGAAAAGAAAGTGCAGTATTAA
- the ubiA gene encoding 4-hydroxybenzoate octaprenyltransferase, giving the protein MTRLGWYIKLVRLHKPIGILLLLWPTLAALWIASDGKPDWQLVVIFSLGTALMRSAGCAINDYADRDFDLHVKRTAERPLTSGKISGKEAVGVAVVLALISFCLILSLNTLTKQLSVVAVVVAGSYPYFKRFFAIPQAYLGIAFGFGIPMAFAAVQNTVPVAAWILLLANVFWAVAYDTEYAMVDRDDDLKIGIKTSAITFGSYDVFAVMLCYALSFMLIALTGWQFGLRTWFLAGMGVAVGFSLYHYTLIRERERMACFAAFINNNWLGAAIFAGIAIDYAVK; this is encoded by the coding sequence CTGACTCGCCTGGGCTGGTATATCAAACTGGTCAGGCTGCACAAACCCATAGGCATACTCTTATTACTCTGGCCTACGCTGGCGGCGCTGTGGATAGCTTCGGATGGCAAGCCCGACTGGCAACTGGTCGTGATTTTCAGCCTGGGCACGGCTTTGATGCGCTCTGCTGGCTGCGCAATCAATGATTATGCAGACCGCGACTTTGACCTCCATGTCAAACGCACGGCAGAGCGGCCACTGACCAGTGGCAAGATATCTGGCAAAGAAGCCGTCGGCGTTGCCGTAGTGCTGGCGCTGATTTCTTTTTGCCTGATCCTGTCCCTGAATACACTGACCAAACAATTGTCTGTCGTGGCGGTCGTCGTGGCAGGCAGCTACCCTTATTTCAAGCGCTTCTTTGCCATTCCCCAGGCTTATCTGGGCATCGCCTTTGGTTTTGGCATCCCCATGGCCTTTGCTGCCGTGCAAAATACCGTGCCTGTGGCAGCCTGGATTTTATTGCTGGCGAATGTATTCTGGGCAGTTGCCTATGACACCGAATATGCGATGGTAGACAGGGATGACGACTTGAAGATAGGTATCAAGACCTCTGCCATCACCTTTGGCAGCTATGATGTGTTTGCCGTCATGCTGTGCTATGCCCTCAGCTTCATGCTGATAGCACTGACAGGCTGGCAATTTGGCCTGCGCACCTGGTTCCTGGCGGGCATGGGGGTGGCTGTCGGATTTTCGCTCTACCACTACACCCTCATACGTGAACGTGAACGCATGGCCTGCTTTGCGGCTTTTATCAATAACAACTGGCTGGGTGCTGCAATCTTTGCTGGTATTGCCATTGACTATGCAGTAAAGTAA